In one Thermaerobacter sp. PB12/4term genomic region, the following are encoded:
- a CDS encoding rod shape-determining protein, whose translation MVGFVRDLGVDLGTVNTLVFVEGRGIVLNEPSVVAIDRETGRVLAVGSEAHRMLGRTPGHIVAARPLRGGVIADFTATATLLKMLLQRAMPRRLGVRPRMVVCVPSGVTTVERRAVIEAGYEAGARKVYLLEEPVAAALGAGLNIHEPGGHMVVDVGGGTTDIAVLSLGGVVVAGSARVGGDTFDEAIVRHVKRRYNVLIGERTAEQAKIAIGRAEPPEGEGKRFEVRGRDLVTGLPRTLHLTAAEIQQALDEPVSALITALRSTLERVPPELAADILHRGLVLTGGGSLLRDLDRRIARATGLPVVKPEQPLLTVALGTGVALSMLDRLDGVLIAG comes from the coding sequence ATGGTCGGGTTCGTCCGGGACCTGGGGGTCGACCTGGGAACGGTCAACACCCTGGTCTTCGTCGAAGGCCGGGGCATCGTGCTCAACGAGCCTTCCGTCGTCGCCATCGATCGGGAAACCGGGCGGGTGCTGGCCGTGGGGTCGGAGGCCCACCGCATGCTGGGCCGCACCCCGGGCCACATCGTGGCCGCCCGGCCCCTGCGGGGCGGGGTGATCGCCGACTTCACCGCCACCGCCACCCTGCTCAAGATGCTGCTCCAGCGGGCCATGCCCCGACGCCTGGGGGTGCGGCCGCGGATGGTGGTCTGCGTTCCCTCGGGGGTGACCACCGTGGAGCGGCGGGCGGTCATCGAGGCCGGCTACGAGGCGGGGGCCCGCAAGGTCTACCTCCTGGAAGAACCGGTCGCCGCCGCCCTGGGGGCCGGCCTCAACATCCACGAGCCCGGCGGCCACATGGTGGTCGACGTGGGCGGCGGCACGACGGACATTGCGGTCCTGTCCCTGGGCGGGGTGGTGGTGGCCGGTTCGGCCCGCGTGGGCGGCGACACCTTCGACGAGGCCATCGTGCGCCATGTCAAGCGCCGGTACAACGTGCTGATCGGGGAGCGGACCGCCGAGCAGGCCAAGATCGCCATCGGCCGCGCCGAGCCGCCGGAGGGGGAGGGGAAGCGGTTTGAGGTTCGCGGCCGCGACCTGGTGACCGGGCTACCCCGCACCCTGCACCTGACGGCTGCCGAAATACAACAGGCCCTGGACGAACCCGTCTCGGCCCTCATCACGGCCCTGCGCAGCACCCTGGAGCGGGTTCCTCCCGAGCTGGCGGCCGACATCCTGCACCGCGGCCTGGTGCTGACGGGAGGCGGCTCCCTGCTGCGTGACCTGGACCGGCGCATCGCCCGGGCCACGGGCCTGCCCGTGGTGAAGCCGGAACAGCCGCTGCTGACCGTGGCGCTGGGTACCGGCGTCGCCCTCAGCATGCTGGACCGCCTGGACGGCGTGCTCATCGCCGGCTGA
- a CDS encoding flagellar hook-basal body protein, with protein sequence MLRGLYTAASGMLARVLQQERLAGDLANVNTPGYKASRNVTEAFPELLLSRLDGTGAPVVGPLGTGTVVAEPGADMRPGPWVTTGRPQDLALEGDGFFVVMGPGGPAYTRAGNFTVGPEGYLQAPDGSPVLDTTGQPLLVGSAQFTVRPDGQVVGGDAVLGTIARVTFANPAGLRRVGDNLWQATPESGPAVPAATPVRQGVLEQSNVDPVQVVVAMLANFRAFEAAQRAVQAQDQTLGLAIQEVGRVT encoded by the coding sequence GTGCTGCGAGGTCTCTACACCGCGGCCAGCGGCATGCTGGCCCGGGTGCTCCAGCAGGAGCGGCTGGCGGGCGACCTGGCCAACGTCAACACGCCCGGGTACAAAGCGAGCCGCAACGTGACCGAGGCGTTTCCCGAACTCCTGCTGTCGCGGCTCGACGGGACGGGAGCCCCGGTGGTGGGGCCCCTGGGCACCGGTACGGTGGTGGCCGAACCGGGCGCCGACATGCGGCCCGGACCCTGGGTCACCACCGGGCGACCGCAGGACCTGGCCCTGGAGGGGGACGGCTTCTTCGTGGTGATGGGCCCCGGCGGCCCGGCCTACACCCGGGCCGGCAACTTCACCGTGGGACCCGAGGGGTACCTCCAGGCTCCCGACGGCTCGCCCGTCCTAGACACCACGGGCCAGCCGCTGCTGGTGGGCAGCGCCCAGTTCACCGTCCGGCCCGACGGCCAGGTGGTGGGGGGGGACGCGGTCCTGGGTACCATCGCCCGGGTCACCTTCGCCAACCCCGCCGGCCTGCGGCGGGTGGGTGACAACCTGTGGCAGGCCACGCCCGAGTCCGGCCCCGCCGTCCCGGCGGCTACGCCCGTGCGCCAGGGGGTGCTGGAGCAGTCCAACGTCGACCCGGTGCAGGTGGTGGTCGCCATGCTGGCCAACTTCCGCGCCTTCGAGGCCGCCCAGCGGGCCGTCCAGGCCCAGGATCAGACGCTGGGGCTGGCCATCCAGGAAGTGGGGCGGGTCACATGA
- a CDS encoding flagellar hook-basal body protein: MIQRALWSSAAGMAAAARQVDLTAGNLANVNTPGFKAARADFADLVYAAAQVPVAPPAAAAGGVQVGHGVRLAATPRLWSQGPLQATGSPWDLAIEGPGFFQVADPGTGEVLLTRGGTFMASPVPAGVPGGGEAGEALLVTDGAGRPLLAAGGQPLLLPAGSRGWVVSPDGEVRALLAGGREVPAGRLAVIVPPAPDALESRGEGLYALGGNPVLAMAPGQGGAGWIRQGMLEQSNVDLALEMTRLLASQRAYQLNARAVLTGDEMLGLINRLRS, translated from the coding sequence ATGATCCAGCGGGCCCTCTGGTCGTCCGCCGCGGGCATGGCTGCCGCGGCCCGGCAGGTTGACCTTACCGCCGGCAATCTGGCCAACGTGAACACTCCGGGTTTCAAGGCTGCCCGGGCGGATTTCGCCGATCTGGTTTACGCCGCGGCCCAGGTGCCGGTGGCGCCTCCTGCCGCCGCGGCGGGAGGCGTCCAGGTGGGACACGGCGTCCGCCTGGCGGCCACACCCCGGTTGTGGAGCCAGGGGCCCTTGCAGGCCACGGGCTCCCCCTGGGACCTGGCCATCGAGGGTCCAGGCTTCTTCCAGGTGGCCGATCCCGGTACCGGCGAGGTCCTTTTGACGCGGGGCGGGACCTTCATGGCCAGCCCCGTACCCGCCGGCGTCCCCGGCGGTGGGGAGGCCGGCGAAGCGCTTCTTGTCACCGACGGCGCCGGGCGGCCGCTGCTGGCGGCCGGCGGCCAGCCCCTCCTGCTCCCGGCGGGATCCCGCGGCTGGGTGGTATCGCCGGACGGAGAGGTGCGGGCCCTCCTGGCCGGGGGGCGCGAGGTGCCCGCCGGCCGGCTAGCGGTGATCGTCCCGCCGGCGCCCGATGCCCTGGAAAGCCGCGGCGAGGGCCTGTACGCCCTGGGCGGCAACCCGGTGCTGGCCATGGCGCCCGGCCAGGGCGGAGCGGGGTGGATCCGGCAGGGGATGCTGGAGCAGTCCAATGTGGACCTGGCCCTGGAGATGACCCGGCTGCTGGCGTCCCAGCGGGCGTACCAGCTCAACGCCCGCGCCGTGCTCACAGGCGATGAGATGCTGGGCCTGATCAACCGGTTGCGCTCCTGA
- a CDS encoding superoxide dismutase, with amino-acid sequence MAYQLPPLPYDYNALEPHIDEQTMRIHHDRHHATYVNNVNAALEKYPELQDKPIDELLRQIDQVPEDIRTAVRNNGGGHANHSLFWEIMSPNGGGQPTGALAEAINKAFGSFDAFKDQFTKTATTHFGSGWAWLVVDEKGDLQVYSLPNQDSPYMKGHTPILGLDVWEHAYYLKYQNKRPDYVAAWWNVVNWDEVARRYQQARG; translated from the coding sequence GTGGCTTACCAGTTGCCGCCCCTGCCGTACGACTACAACGCCCTCGAGCCCCACATCGACGAGCAGACCATGCGGATCCACCACGACCGGCACCACGCCACCTACGTCAACAATGTCAACGCTGCCCTGGAGAAGTACCCCGAGCTGCAGGACAAGCCCATCGACGAGCTCCTGCGCCAGATCGACCAGGTTCCCGAGGACATCCGCACGGCGGTCCGGAACAACGGCGGCGGCCACGCCAACCACTCGCTCTTCTGGGAGATCATGAGCCCCAACGGCGGCGGCCAGCCCACGGGGGCCCTGGCCGAGGCGATCAACAAGGCCTTTGGCAGCTTCGATGCCTTCAAGGACCAGTTCACCAAGACGGCCACGACCCACTTCGGCAGCGGCTGGGCCTGGCTGGTGGTCGACGAGAAGGGCGACCTGCAGGTCTACAGCCTGCCCAACCAGGACAGCCCATACATGAAGGGCCACACGCCCATCCTCGGCCTGGACGTGTGGGAGCACGCCTACTACCTGAAGTACCAGAACAAGCGGCCCGACTACGTGGCGGCCTGGTGGAACGTGGTCAACTGGGACGAGGTGGCCCGCCGCTACCAGCAGGCCCGCGGCTGA
- the fabZ gene encoding 3-hydroxyacyl-ACP dehydratase FabZ codes for MAEQDEPQGGMDIQAILEVLPHRYPFLLVDRILSLEPGRRAVGRKCVSANEPFFQGHFPGRPIMPGVLILEAMAQVGAAAVLSVPANRGRLALFAGADRVRWRRPVIPGDCLEIEVEIIAMRGPLGKGRARATVDGELAAEAELSFALR; via the coding sequence ATGGCGGAACAGGATGAGCCCCAGGGGGGCATGGACATCCAGGCGATCCTCGAGGTGTTGCCCCACCGTTACCCCTTTCTCCTGGTCGACCGGATTCTTTCCCTCGAGCCGGGACGCCGGGCGGTGGGCCGGAAGTGCGTCAGTGCCAACGAACCCTTCTTCCAGGGTCACTTCCCCGGCCGGCCCATCATGCCTGGGGTTCTGATCCTGGAGGCCATGGCCCAGGTGGGGGCGGCGGCGGTGCTGTCGGTCCCTGCGAACCGCGGCCGCCTGGCCCTCTTCGCCGGCGCCGACCGGGTGCGCTGGCGCCGGCCCGTGATTCCGGGCGACTGCCTGGAGATCGAGGTGGAGATCATCGCCATGCGCGGTCCCCTGGGCAAGGGCCGCGCCCGCGCCACCGTGGACGGCGAGCTGGCCGCCGAAGCCGAGTTGAGTTTTGCTTTGCGGTAG
- a CDS encoding S1 RNA-binding domain-containing protein — protein sequence MAAAGEGVRDLAGLVPLAPGTRVHGTITGIVDYGAFLVTDDGRRGLIHISEISDWYVERAEDYFYKGERVQVEVVHFDPNSGKYAFSTRRLGGKQPLANRYADRLLELHRHGVTGARYRYGTGWARRPHARRTGRPGPAAGATDPQGSTGGSGYRLPGGTSGDGRRGPGAPRSLARQGSDPAGVAGTAGNAGHGSAGHGSAGNGPRAGGSGNLETAGGAARPATGSWRDPDAGRLRARYRAGTGWRSAAPVAGEDRESREALLQLLRHHVGQVSPAACTELDRLVETYGSERVATALARVLEETDRALQVIEATGRRLASGTAD from the coding sequence GTGGCAGCAGCGGGCGAGGGGGTGCGGGACCTGGCCGGGCTTGTGCCCCTGGCGCCCGGGACCCGGGTCCACGGCACCATCACGGGCATCGTGGACTACGGCGCGTTCCTCGTGACCGACGACGGCCGCCGGGGGCTCATCCACATCTCGGAGATCTCCGACTGGTACGTGGAACGGGCGGAAGATTACTTCTACAAGGGCGAGCGGGTCCAGGTCGAGGTGGTGCACTTTGATCCCAACAGCGGCAAGTACGCCTTTTCCACCCGCCGCCTGGGAGGCAAGCAACCCCTGGCCAACCGCTACGCCGACCGCCTGCTGGAGCTGCACCGCCATGGCGTGACGGGCGCCCGGTACCGGTACGGCACCGGTTGGGCTCGCCGCCCCCACGCCCGACGAACCGGCCGCCCCGGTCCGGCGGCCGGCGCCACGGATCCCCAAGGCTCTACTGGCGGCTCCGGATACCGGCTGCCGGGTGGCACGAGCGGCGATGGCCGGCGGGGCCCGGGAGCGCCTCGCAGCCTGGCGAGGCAGGGCAGTGATCCGGCCGGCGTGGCCGGCACCGCCGGGAACGCTGGCCACGGTTCGGCGGGCCACGGTTCTGCGGGCAACGGGCCCCGGGCGGGCGGCAGCGGGAACCTGGAAACGGCCGGGGGCGCCGCCAGACCGGCGACCGGCAGCTGGCGGGACCCTGATGCGGGCCGCCTCCGCGCGCGGTACCGGGCAGGTACGGGCTGGCGCAGCGCCGCTCCGGTCGCCGGCGAGGACCGGGAGTCGCGGGAGGCCCTGCTCCAACTCCTCCGCCATCACGTGGGTCAGGTATCGCCCGCTGCATGCACGGAGCTGGACCGGCTGGTCGAGACCTACGGGAGCGAGCGGGTGGCCACCGCCCTGGCCCGGGTGCTGGAAGAGACGGACCGGGCCCTGCAGGTGATTGAGGCGACGGGCCGCCGGTTGGCGAGCGGCACGGCGGACTGA
- a CDS encoding Cof-type HAD-IIB family hydrolase, producing the protein MLPYLIALDVDGTLLDSQGRLRPRVKNAVRAAVAAGHHVCLATGRRWVASRPFAQELGLRTPCIVHNGAVAVDPLTDEPVWKQPLPAEFVRQAILKARELGVSLFFHDLDHPHGDRMLYEPGARLPRASWFFEAGRLTQEVPDLLEWVSVGAVRVLVRDRYEGAEAFRRWITAEWGDAVRVLAGTDLEPGLYAVEVSDAPVCKGWAVERLAAHLQVPVERVVAFGDWDNDIEMLQFAGIGVAMANGSPAARAAARRVTASNDEDGVAVVLEELLGGGVRGGVGGGAGRGR; encoded by the coding sequence TTGCTCCCTTACCTGATCGCCCTCGACGTCGACGGCACCCTCTTGGACAGCCAGGGCCGGCTGCGCCCGCGGGTGAAGAACGCGGTCCGGGCGGCCGTGGCCGCCGGTCACCATGTCTGCCTGGCCACCGGCCGCCGCTGGGTGGCCAGCCGTCCCTTCGCCCAGGAGCTGGGCCTGCGGACGCCCTGCATCGTCCACAACGGCGCCGTGGCCGTCGACCCCCTGACCGACGAGCCGGTCTGGAAGCAGCCCTTGCCCGCCGAGTTCGTCCGGCAGGCCATCCTGAAGGCCCGGGAGCTGGGGGTGTCCCTGTTCTTCCACGACCTGGACCATCCCCACGGCGACCGCATGCTCTACGAGCCAGGGGCCCGGCTGCCGAGGGCCTCCTGGTTCTTCGAGGCGGGGCGCCTGACCCAGGAGGTGCCCGATCTGCTGGAGTGGGTGAGCGTCGGGGCGGTGCGGGTGCTGGTCCGTGACCGGTACGAGGGTGCGGAGGCCTTCCGCAGGTGGATCACGGCCGAGTGGGGCGACGCGGTGCGGGTGCTGGCAGGGACCGATCTGGAGCCGGGCCTCTACGCCGTGGAGGTGTCCGACGCCCCTGTGTGCAAGGGCTGGGCGGTGGAGCGACTGGCCGCCCACCTGCAGGTGCCGGTGGAGCGGGTGGTGGCCTTCGGCGACTGGGACAACGACATCGAGATGCTCCAGTTCGCAGGCATTGGCGTCGCCATGGCCAACGGCTCCCCCGCCGCCCGGGCCGCCGCCCGCCGCGTCACCGCCAGCAACGACGAGGACGGGGTGGCGGTGGTGCTGGAGGAGCTGCTCGGCGGGGGTGTCCGCGGGGGCGTGGGTGGGGGTGCCGGCCGGGGCCGCTGA
- a CDS encoding flagellin translates to MRINHNVAALNAWRNLTQTNSLLNRSLERLSSGLRINRAADDAAGLAISEKMRAQIAGLQTAQRNAQDAISLIQTAEGALNETHSILQRMRELAVQASSDTNTAADRAQIQKEIDQLAQEVGRIAGTTEFNTQKLLDGSFEQNGITFQIGANAGQNISVKIGNMGGFSLGVVSDQVKAQATVSGTLTEGATNTTDIPDGTYTVRAGASGGYELVDATGVVAATSTDGKTWTGGDDTITFSVAVTNGTVTVSGTTVTAKGTFSFTNGGLEAGSYTYDATSKVLKDSSGNVVATEDPTTAGKFIDSKGNVVLDASGLGTLSNGQVFTVSGLDVTSQASAGSAITAFDSAIESVSGQRADLGAIQNRLEHTIANLGVAVENLQAAESRIRDVDMALEMANFTRNQILLQSGTAMLAQANAMPQAVLQLLQG, encoded by the coding sequence ATGCGGATCAACCACAACGTGGCCGCTCTCAACGCGTGGCGGAACCTCACCCAGACGAACAGCCTGCTCAACAGGTCGCTGGAGCGGCTGTCGTCGGGCCTGCGGATCAACCGGGCGGCCGACGACGCGGCGGGCCTGGCCATCTCCGAGAAGATGCGGGCCCAGATCGCCGGTCTGCAGACGGCCCAGCGCAACGCCCAGGACGCCATCTCGCTGATCCAGACGGCGGAGGGCGCGCTGAACGAGACCCACAGCATCCTGCAGCGCATGCGCGAGCTGGCGGTGCAGGCGTCCAGCGATACGAATACGGCCGCCGACCGGGCGCAGATCCAGAAGGAGATCGACCAGCTGGCCCAGGAAGTGGGCCGGATTGCTGGGACGACGGAGTTCAACACCCAGAAGCTGCTGGACGGGTCGTTCGAGCAGAACGGCATCACCTTCCAGATCGGAGCCAATGCCGGTCAGAACATCTCGGTCAAGATCGGGAACATGGGCGGCTTCAGCCTGGGCGTGGTGAGTGACCAGGTCAAGGCCCAGGCGACGGTTAGCGGTACGCTAACCGAAGGGGCCACCAATACTACCGACATTCCGGATGGTACCTACACCGTCCGGGCGGGTGCGAGCGGCGGCTACGAACTGGTCGACGCCACGGGAGTCGTCGCAGCGACGTCAACCGACGGCAAGACTTGGACCGGCGGTGACGACACAATCACATTCTCGGTCGCGGTGACGAACGGTACCGTCACCGTGTCGGGCACCACCGTAACTGCCAAGGGTACCTTCTCCTTCACGAACGGTGGTCTTGAGGCAGGCAGTTACACGTACGACGCGACTTCCAAGGTTCTGAAGGACAGCAGCGGCAACGTGGTCGCGACCGAAGATCCGACGACGGCCGGTAAGTTCATCGACAGCAAGGGCAACGTGGTGCTGGACGCGAGCGGCCTCGGTACGTTGAGCAACGGTCAAGTCTTCACCGTCAGCGGTCTCGACGTGACCTCCCAGGCGTCTGCCGGCTCTGCCATCACTGCATTCGACAGCGCCATCGAGAGCGTCTCGGGCCAGCGTGCAGACCTCGGTGCCATCCAGAACCGCCTGGAGCACACCATCGCCAACCTGGGCGTGGCGGTGGAGAACCTGCAAGCGGCCGAGTCGCGCATCCGCGACGTGGACATGGCCCTGGAGATGGCCAACTTCACCCGCAACCAGATCCTGTTGCAGTCCGGCACGGCGATGCTGGCCCAGGCCAACGCCATGCCCCAGGCGGTCCTGCAGCTGTTGCAGGGCTAA
- a CDS encoding flagellar protein FlaG codes for MPDHPRDPFSYQLQFHVDDATGRVVAEVVDRETGEIVRQVPPEHVLRIAMYVKMLLGQQVDQRG; via the coding sequence TTGCCCGATCACCCCCGCGACCCCTTCAGCTATCAGCTCCAGTTCCACGTGGACGACGCCACGGGCCGGGTGGTGGCGGAAGTGGTCGACCGGGAGACGGGCGAGATCGTACGGCAGGTTCCACCCGAACACGTGCTCCGGATTGCCATGTACGTGAAGATGCTCCTCGGGCAGCAGGTCGATCAGCGCGGCTAG
- the fliD gene encoding flagellar filament capping protein FliD: MRIGGLASGLDWEQLVEQLMQIERRPLLLLERRKLEIESEKNAWSDIRSRIDTLQDRIADVLAADLFWRPRSTSSDEARVTAEASAAATPGTYKVEVQQLATAHSIATYDPVADPQAALNLSGTFRITVGSTSVDVTVNTTDSLNAIRDRINAAVEQAVQADPAAEASAVRAEVIGGHLVITRTHTGQGAIDVSDGSGTVAQSLGLIDATGAERRVLVTGQDAQFTVNGLAFTRSSNTVTDVIQGVTLELHQAAPGSPVTVTVAWDDDAVVNAVKKFIEQYNSALSFMAQQQDYQDAGGGKLGGDVLLTTLRNELRRMVSDPVAALAGSTTLDRLAAVGITTQDKSGTLQLDEAKLREALAADRAGVQRLLAGDPDGTTTSDDGVFVRLQKVLDGWLETNTGLFDRRIDSLDDRARDYAEQMERMEYRLKLREQNLTRQFEALETLLSTLQSQEQWLVQQVNQLASLRPKD, translated from the coding sequence ATGCGCATCGGTGGACTGGCCAGCGGCCTCGACTGGGAGCAGCTCGTCGAGCAGCTGATGCAGATCGAGCGCCGCCCGCTGCTGCTGCTCGAGCGGCGCAAGCTCGAGATCGAGTCCGAGAAAAATGCCTGGAGCGACATCCGCTCCCGCATCGACACCCTGCAGGACCGCATCGCGGATGTCCTGGCGGCGGACCTGTTCTGGCGGCCGCGGTCCACCAGCAGCGACGAGGCGCGGGTGACGGCGGAGGCTTCGGCCGCCGCCACCCCGGGCACCTATAAGGTTGAGGTCCAGCAACTGGCCACGGCCCACTCCATCGCCACCTACGACCCGGTGGCCGACCCCCAGGCCGCGCTGAACCTGAGCGGAACCTTTCGCATCACCGTCGGCAGCACCAGCGTCGATGTCACCGTCAACACCACCGACTCCCTGAACGCCATCCGCGACCGGATCAACGCGGCGGTGGAACAGGCGGTGCAGGCGGACCCCGCGGCGGAGGCCAGCGCCGTGCGAGCGGAGGTGATCGGCGGCCATCTGGTCATCACCCGCACCCACACGGGCCAGGGAGCCATTGACGTCAGCGATGGGAGCGGCACGGTGGCCCAGTCCCTGGGGCTGATCGACGCCACCGGTGCGGAACGCCGGGTGCTGGTCACGGGCCAGGATGCCCAGTTCACCGTCAACGGCCTCGCCTTCACCCGCTCGTCCAACACCGTGACCGACGTAATCCAGGGGGTCACCCTCGAGCTGCACCAGGCCGCCCCGGGCAGTCCCGTCACCGTCACGGTGGCCTGGGACGACGACGCCGTGGTCAATGCGGTGAAGAAGTTCATCGAGCAGTACAACAGCGCCCTGTCCTTTATGGCGCAGCAGCAGGACTACCAGGACGCGGGCGGCGGCAAGCTGGGCGGCGACGTGCTCCTCACCACCCTGCGCAACGAGCTGCGGCGCATGGTCTCGGACCCCGTGGCGGCGCTGGCCGGTTCGACCACCCTGGACCGGCTGGCTGCCGTGGGCATCACCACCCAGGACAAGTCGGGGACCCTGCAGCTGGACGAGGCGAAGCTGCGGGAGGCGCTGGCGGCCGACCGGGCGGGGGTGCAGCGGCTTCTGGCAGGCGACCCCGACGGCACCACCACCAGCGACGACGGGGTCTTCGTGCGGCTGCAGAAGGTCCTGGACGGGTGGCTCGAGACGAACACCGGCCTCTTCGACCGGCGCATCGACTCCCTGGACGACCGGGCCCGGGACTACGCCGAGCAGATGGAGCGGATGGAGTACCGCCTCAAGTTGCGGGAGCAGAACCTGACCCGGCAGTTCGAGGCGCTGGAGACCCTGCTCTCCACCCTGCAGTCCCAGGAGCAGTGGCTGGTCCAGCAGGTGAACCAGCTGGCGTCCCTGCGGCCGAAGGACTGA
- the fliS gene encoding flagellar export chaperone FliS: protein MQKASGGQGGIAEQGEVVAGAKPELETGGMAGPAPSGSAAGPLAGEARAPGQGARGGGVFPTGLPRRAVAHPARSYVATRVLTAPPQVLVLMLMDGVLREVARALQVDLKAPGGRERLHRALTRAQDFLRELMLALDHQQGGELAARLSALYLFCQERLIEANVKANPRLAADAVRVLAPIREAWAALCAEGAGGTRPAPSPEVPS, encoded by the coding sequence ATGCAGAAGGCAAGCGGGGGCCAGGGCGGAATCGCTGAGCAAGGCGAAGTCGTCGCGGGCGCGAAGCCGGAGCTGGAGACCGGCGGGATGGCGGGGCCGGCGCCGTCCGGATCCGCAGCCGGCCCGCTGGCGGGCGAGGCGCGGGCGCCGGGGCAGGGGGCCCGAGGGGGAGGGGTCTTCCCCACCGGCCTGCCGCGGCGGGCCGTGGCCCATCCGGCCCGGTCCTACGTGGCGACCCGGGTGCTGACGGCGCCGCCCCAGGTGCTGGTCTTGATGCTGATGGACGGCGTGCTGCGGGAGGTGGCCCGCGCCCTGCAGGTCGACCTCAAGGCCCCCGGCGGCCGCGAGCGGCTTCACCGGGCCTTGACCCGCGCCCAGGACTTCTTGCGCGAGCTGATGCTGGCCCTGGACCACCAGCAGGGGGGCGAGCTGGCCGCCCGGCTCAGCGCCCTGTACCTGTTCTGCCAGGAGCGGCTGATCGAGGCCAACGTGAAGGCCAACCCGCGGCTGGCGGCCGACGCCGTGCGGGTCCTGGCCCCCATCCGGGAAGCCTGGGCCGCCCTGTGCGCCGAAGGAGCGGGCGGAACCCGCCCGGCGCCGTCCCCGGAGGTGCCGTCATGA
- the metK gene encoding methionine adenosyltransferase, translating to MTRARGRHLFTSESVTEGHPDKIADQISDTVLDAILEQDPQARVACETAVTTGMVLVMGEISTTCYVHIPALVRDVLREIGYTRAKFGFDADTCSVLTTIDEQSPDIAQGVLDAWEVRHGEAPPDDFARIGAGDQGMMFGFACRETRELMPLPITLAHRLTRRLAEVRKSGLLPYLRPDGKAQVTIEYDGTRPVRVEALVLSTQHREDVSRARLEEDLRQHVIGAVVPAPMLDEKTRIYINPTGRFVVGGPQGDAGLTGRKIIVDTYGGYARHGGGAFSGKDPTKVDRSGAYAARWVAKNVVAAGLAERCEIQVAYAIGVAQPVSIRVDTFGTGIIPDDRIEELVREHFDLRPGAIIHHLNLRRPIYRQVATYGHFGRPDLDLPWEKIDRAAQLREAAGLGAMPDDPLAEVAVTL from the coding sequence GTGACGCGAGCCAGGGGCCGCCACCTGTTTACCTCGGAATCGGTGACGGAGGGCCACCCCGACAAGATCGCGGACCAGATCTCCGACACGGTCCTGGACGCCATCCTCGAGCAGGATCCCCAGGCCCGGGTCGCCTGCGAGACGGCGGTGACCACGGGCATGGTCCTGGTGATGGGCGAGATCTCGACCACCTGCTACGTCCACATCCCGGCGCTGGTCCGCGACGTGCTGCGGGAGATCGGCTACACCCGGGCCAAGTTCGGCTTCGACGCCGACACCTGCTCGGTGCTGACCACCATCGACGAGCAGTCGCCCGACATCGCCCAGGGCGTCCTCGATGCCTGGGAGGTGCGCCACGGCGAGGCCCCGCCGGACGACTTCGCCCGCATCGGCGCCGGCGACCAGGGGATGATGTTCGGCTTCGCTTGCCGGGAGACACGGGAGCTGATGCCGCTGCCCATCACCCTGGCCCACCGGCTGACCCGGCGGCTGGCGGAGGTTCGTAAGTCCGGCCTGCTTCCCTACCTGCGCCCCGACGGCAAGGCTCAGGTGACCATCGAGTACGACGGGACGCGTCCCGTCCGCGTGGAGGCCCTGGTGTTGTCGACCCAGCACCGCGAGGACGTCAGCCGCGCCCGCCTGGAAGAGGACCTGCGCCAGCACGTCATCGGCGCTGTCGTCCCGGCGCCCATGCTGGACGAGAAGACGCGGATCTACATCAACCCCACGGGCCGGTTCGTGGTGGGCGGGCCCCAGGGCGATGCGGGCCTGACGGGGCGGAAGATCATCGTCGACACCTACGGCGGTTACGCCCGCCACGGCGGCGGCGCCTTCTCGGGGAAGGATCCGACCAAGGTCGACCGGTCGGGCGCCTACGCCGCCCGCTGGGTGGCCAAGAACGTGGTGGCGGCGGGGCTGGCGGAGCGGTGCGAGATCCAGGTGGCCTATGCCATCGGCGTCGCCCAGCCCGTGTCGATCCGGGTCGACACCTTTGGAACGGGCATCATCCCCGACGACCGGATCGAGGAACTGGTGCGGGAGCACTTCGACCTGCGGCCGGGCGCCATCATTCACCACCTGAACCTGCGCCGGCCCATCTACCGCCAGGTGGCGACCTACGGCCACTTCGGGCGGCCCGATCTGGACCTGCCCTGGGAGAAGATCGACCGGGCAGCCCAGTTGCGGGAGGCGGCGGGGCTGGGGGCGATGCCCGACGATCCGCTGGCCGAGGTGGCGGTGACGCTGTAG